A stretch of the Bordetella genomosp. 8 genome encodes the following:
- a CDS encoding HlyD family secretion protein has product MSATAGSPAPGSPTPGSPTLPAQSAPGADPARPRPRRRRGVLLGVGAVALVAALAWGAHWWLVGRFIESTDDAYLQADSVTIAPKVSGYVTQVYVGDNQAVQAGDPLVRLDDRQYRAALDQAQATIDARQADIDRAQAEIRQQNANVAQAEAQERVARLNARHADDEVRRYRPLAATGAETTERLSNLANERDQAAATLAANQAAVQAAQAQIAVSTAQISQARAQLEAAQASARQANLDLQDTLVRATLSGNVGDRSVRVGQYVQPGTRMMTVVPVQDVYLEANFKETQIGRMRAGQAVALHVDALPDQELRGVVESFAPGTGAQFALLPPENATGNFTKIVQRVPVRIRVDTDADTRRLLLPGLSVTADVDTRTSGNAGRAGAAGAANTAGNANSAGANDAGQVKQHG; this is encoded by the coding sequence ATGTCTGCCACCGCCGGATCGCCCGCACCTGGATCGCCCACGCCTGGATCGCCAACATTACCCGCTCAGTCCGCCCCGGGCGCGGATCCCGCCAGGCCACGGCCGCGCCGCCGTCGCGGCGTCCTGCTGGGCGTGGGCGCCGTGGCGCTCGTCGCCGCCCTTGCCTGGGGCGCGCACTGGTGGCTGGTGGGACGCTTCATCGAAAGTACCGACGATGCCTATCTGCAGGCCGACAGCGTCACCATCGCGCCCAAGGTCAGCGGCTACGTCACACAGGTCTATGTCGGCGACAACCAGGCCGTTCAGGCCGGCGACCCCCTGGTCCGCCTGGACGACCGCCAATACCGCGCCGCGCTGGACCAGGCCCAGGCCACCATCGACGCCCGGCAAGCCGACATCGACCGCGCGCAGGCGGAAATCCGCCAGCAGAACGCCAATGTCGCGCAGGCCGAGGCGCAGGAACGCGTGGCGCGCCTGAACGCCAGGCATGCGGATGACGAGGTGCGGCGCTATCGCCCCCTGGCCGCCACCGGCGCGGAAACCACCGAGCGGCTGTCCAACCTGGCCAACGAACGCGACCAGGCGGCGGCCACGCTGGCGGCCAACCAGGCAGCCGTGCAGGCCGCCCAGGCGCAGATCGCCGTCAGCACCGCGCAGATATCCCAGGCGCGCGCGCAGTTGGAGGCCGCGCAGGCCAGCGCCCGCCAGGCCAACCTGGATCTGCAGGACACCCTGGTGCGCGCGACCCTGTCCGGGAATGTCGGCGACCGCAGCGTGCGCGTGGGCCAGTATGTGCAGCCCGGCACGCGCATGATGACCGTGGTACCCGTGCAGGACGTCTACCTGGAAGCGAATTTCAAGGAAACGCAGATCGGCCGCATGCGGGCGGGCCAGGCGGTGGCGCTGCATGTCGACGCCCTGCCCGACCAGGAACTGCGCGGCGTGGTCGAGAGCTTCGCCCCCGGGACCGGCGCGCAGTTCGCCTTGCTGCCACCGGAGAACGCGACCGGCAACTTCACCAAGATCGTCCAGCGCGTACCCGTGCGTATCCGCGTGGACACGGACGCGGATACGCGCAGGCTGCTGCTGCCCGGCCTGTCGGTGACGGCCGACGTCGATACCCGGACCTCCGGGAATGCGGGCCGCGCGGGTGCCGCCGGCGCCGCGAATACCGCCGGCAACGCGAACAGCGCGGGCGCGAACGACGCCGGTCAGGTGAAGCAGCATGGCTGA
- a CDS encoding CerR family C-terminal domain-containing protein, whose protein sequence is MNDSKRSRRAAGSGYARGDETRLRIIEAAIERFGELGFDGASTRDIAAHAGVNAPALQYYFESKEGLYRACAEHIADNLRVGFDPAINEAWAALDADADAEVLIDAFIRIQDQMADRALQASCGPDQRMFFAREHAGHEPPIASDILRERVRKPLGDVCVALIARLSGTDVDDTKTMVRVFTLHGQLAIFHTSKRGALSLLGWQEINAERAALVKETVREQTRTLLRLWNKEAQGRRGHRAAGRA, encoded by the coding sequence ATGAACGACAGCAAGCGCAGCCGGCGCGCGGCAGGCAGCGGGTATGCGCGTGGCGACGAGACTCGCCTGCGCATCATCGAAGCGGCCATCGAACGGTTCGGCGAACTGGGCTTCGACGGGGCGTCCACGCGCGACATCGCGGCGCACGCGGGCGTCAACGCGCCGGCGCTGCAGTACTACTTCGAAAGCAAGGAAGGGCTGTACCGGGCCTGCGCCGAGCACATTGCCGACAACCTGCGCGTCGGCTTCGACCCGGCCATCAATGAGGCGTGGGCGGCGCTGGATGCCGATGCCGACGCGGAGGTCCTGATCGACGCATTCATACGCATCCAGGACCAGATGGCCGACCGCGCGCTGCAGGCATCGTGCGGCCCGGACCAGCGGATGTTCTTCGCCCGCGAGCACGCGGGGCATGAACCGCCCATCGCGTCGGACATTCTGCGCGAGCGGGTGCGCAAGCCCTTGGGTGACGTCTGCGTGGCCTTGATCGCGCGCCTCAGCGGCACGGACGTGGACGACACCAAGACCATGGTGCGCGTGTTCACGCTGCATGGGCAGCTGGCGATCTTCCACACATCCAAGCGCGGCGCGCTGTCGCTATTGGGATGGCAGGAGATCAATGCCGAGCGGGCGGCGCTGGTGAAAGAGACGGTGCGCGAGCAGACGCGCACCCTGTTGCGGCTCTGGAACAAGGAAGCGCAGGGCCGACGCGGCCATCGTGCCGCGGGCCGCGCCTGA